In a single window of the Desulfovibrio mangrovi genome:
- a CDS encoding DUF3159 domain-containing protein, whose protein sequence is MVGKAQLVRMLTGLGIPFGVYGIMSGIGFPFEGLMWATAVCFCILGWRVVADNRLDGFSGVASLLVLVEFAALFSERHELTGKTPALYALLLGAGLLVFALLRIPLFQGLAEDLLQESFFPERLRQSPYYNRGWRLVNLGWAFLFLLKGAILFSSYGTMPDNSLAGVHLIMGWPLFVFMMILSIWFIRIYWNRKALWAS, encoded by the coding sequence ATGGTCGGCAAAGCTCAATTGGTGCGAATGCTCACGGGATTGGGCATTCCTTTCGGTGTGTATGGCATCATGTCCGGCATTGGTTTTCCCTTTGAGGGGCTGATGTGGGCTACTGCCGTGTGTTTTTGTATTCTGGGATGGCGTGTTGTGGCCGACAACAGGCTAGACGGGTTTTCCGGGGTGGCCTCGCTGCTGGTCCTGGTCGAATTCGCCGCGCTGTTTTCCGAACGCCACGAACTGACCGGAAAAACACCGGCCCTTTACGCCTTGCTTCTTGGTGCCGGCCTTTTGGTGTTTGCGCTGTTACGTATACCTCTCTTTCAGGGATTGGCAGAAGACCTGCTACAGGAGAGTTTTTTCCCGGAAAGGCTTCGACAGTCGCCCTACTACAATCGCGGCTGGCGTCTGGTGAATCTGGGCTGGGCGTTTCTTTTTCTGCTGAAAGGAGCCATCCTTTTCTCAAGTTATGGCACTATGCCAGACAATTCTCTGGCGGGTGTTCACCTGATTATGGGCTGGCCGCTCTTTGTATTTATGATGATACTGAGCATCTGGTTCATCCGTATCTATTGGAACAGAAAAGCACTCTGGGCCAGCTAA
- the fsa gene encoding fructose-6-phosphate aldolase, producing MEFFIDTANLDEIREAKSYGLIDGVTTNPTLFAREKGNWREIAQAVCNEVEGPVSLEVVGLTADEMVAEAEELVKFGSNVVVKIPMIPEGIKAVRRLTDLGIKTNVTLVFSPLQALLAAKAGATYVSPFVGRLDGIAQDGMHLIHEIVTIFNNYGFATKVLVASVRHPRHVVESATMGAHTVTVPFKVLMSFTQHPLTDSGLEAFLADWKKVVQK from the coding sequence ATGGAATTCTTTATTGATACGGCGAATCTGGATGAAATACGCGAGGCCAAGTCCTATGGACTCATAGATGGTGTAACCACGAATCCGACGCTGTTTGCCAGAGAAAAAGGAAATTGGCGAGAGATTGCGCAGGCAGTTTGCAACGAGGTTGAAGGGCCGGTGAGCCTTGAAGTCGTTGGCCTTACTGCCGATGAAATGGTTGCCGAGGCCGAGGAGCTTGTAAAATTCGGCTCAAATGTCGTTGTGAAGATCCCCATGATTCCAGAAGGAATCAAGGCCGTACGCAGACTTACTGATTTGGGAATCAAAACCAACGTGACATTGGTCTTTTCCCCCCTGCAAGCGCTGCTTGCTGCCAAGGCCGGGGCAACATACGTTTCCCCTTTTGTGGGACGTCTGGATGGCATAGCACAGGATGGCATGCATCTCATTCATGAGATTGTGACCATTTTCAACAACTACGGATTTGCCACCAAGGTGCTTGTTGCCAGTGTACGTCATCCGAGGCATGTGGTGGAATCTGCCACAATGGGAGCACACACGGTAACGGTTCCTTTCAAGGTACTCATGTCCTTCACCCAACATCCATTGACTGACAGTGGTCTGGAAGCTTTTCTCGCAGATTGGAAGAAGGTTGTGCAGAAGTAG
- a CDS encoding CHASE2 domain-containing protein: MRLGFRRLRLWLKTQLGGRIAVLMTGVCITALMLLFYLWNPFSLRGLVYKVYDELLIQTHTRETTGVPIIIDIDEKSLEKFGQWPWPRYRVAMLLALAQRYGAAAVGLDIVFSEPDRTSPRILKERLAEDLKVRMNISGLPDALLDNDVLLAENLRHGPFVLGYHFNFESSGSNEKACTLHPVKPVILSSAGAAAPEDVLYNAPEAICNLQVLGEAAPSSGFFTTVPDIDGMLRRTPLIIYFKGNIYPSLALAMLMQASGNSQITLKMKEGGVESIKFADMVIPLDERGRMLLKYRGKGGTFDYISAADILEQKLKPNALKGRLVLIGTSAAGLKDLRAQPFDPVFPGVEAHATVLDTILAGDFITRPWYARALEFNAILLVGLISTIILSLTGAMPALVACIIMGAGLLFGAKWSFATHGFFLSPLTAMFTLILNFSLLTLMKFRREEGHKKFLTATFKSYLSPELIEEMIAERTMPELGGEARIMTAYFTDIQKFSTFSEILTAPQLVELLNEYLSAMTDILIADGGTLDKYEGDAIIAFFGAPLDLPDHTLRACKVALAMQNSLLALRRKWLAETYDPTVEDRNTKRYPPEVWPHGSKWPVNVHNMCMRIGINSGEMVVGNMGSAIRMNYTMMGDPVNLAARLEAGAKQFGIYTAVSGHTLDVSFKDTRGGMVTVRDYVETRFIDRIAVVGKSEPVEVYELVALKGELSETEHSLFDLFASGITLYQAQQWDKAIAAFTEAKAYERFPDAQTTPSDVFIKRCLQYRENPPVPTGEPWDGVYRMTSK, from the coding sequence ATGCGATTGGGCTTTCGCAGACTTCGTCTTTGGCTGAAGACTCAGCTTGGCGGACGCATAGCCGTTCTGATGACCGGCGTATGCATTACCGCCTTGATGCTCCTGTTCTATCTTTGGAATCCCTTTTCCCTCCGCGGGCTCGTTTACAAGGTCTATGACGAGCTGCTCATTCAGACACACACCCGTGAAACCACAGGTGTTCCCATCATCATTGATATTGATGAGAAATCATTGGAAAAATTCGGCCAATGGCCATGGCCCAGATACCGCGTGGCCATGCTGCTGGCGTTGGCGCAACGCTACGGCGCTGCCGCGGTCGGGCTTGATATCGTCTTTTCCGAGCCAGACCGGACCTCTCCGAGGATCCTCAAGGAAAGACTTGCCGAAGACTTGAAGGTTCGGATGAACATTTCCGGCCTGCCGGACGCCTTGCTGGATAATGATGTTTTGCTTGCCGAGAACCTGAGGCACGGCCCCTTTGTCCTTGGATATCACTTTAACTTTGAATCTTCTGGCTCTAACGAAAAAGCGTGTACGCTTCATCCTGTCAAGCCTGTCATTCTTTCAAGTGCCGGTGCAGCCGCCCCTGAAGACGTGCTCTATAACGCCCCGGAAGCCATATGCAATTTGCAGGTTCTGGGCGAAGCTGCTCCCAGTTCAGGTTTCTTCACCACCGTGCCGGACATCGACGGCATGCTGCGTCGCACCCCCCTCATCATCTATTTCAAGGGCAATATCTATCCCAGCCTGGCTCTTGCCATGCTCATGCAGGCCAGTGGTAATTCCCAGATTACTTTAAAGATGAAGGAGGGCGGTGTTGAGTCCATCAAATTCGCGGATATGGTCATTCCGCTTGATGAACGAGGCAGAATGCTTCTCAAGTATCGGGGGAAAGGGGGCACATTCGATTATATTTCAGCTGCGGACATCCTGGAACAAAAGCTGAAGCCCAATGCGCTTAAAGGAAGACTTGTCCTTATCGGGACATCTGCCGCGGGCCTCAAGGACTTGCGGGCACAGCCCTTTGACCCTGTTTTTCCGGGAGTTGAGGCGCATGCCACGGTGCTGGACACCATTCTTGCCGGCGACTTCATTACACGCCCATGGTATGCGCGAGCGTTGGAGTTCAACGCCATACTGCTGGTCGGTCTCATTTCAACAATAATCCTGTCGTTGACAGGGGCCATGCCGGCCCTTGTTGCCTGTATCATCATGGGGGCAGGGCTTCTTTTCGGCGCTAAATGGAGCTTTGCCACGCATGGCTTCTTCCTTTCCCCGCTCACAGCCATGTTCACACTTATTCTGAACTTTTCGCTGCTAACCCTCATGAAGTTCAGAAGGGAAGAAGGGCATAAGAAGTTCCTCACTGCAACCTTCAAGTCATACTTATCTCCTGAACTCATTGAGGAAATGATTGCGGAAAGAACCATGCCCGAACTGGGTGGCGAAGCCCGCATAATGACGGCCTATTTCACGGACATTCAGAAGTTCTCGACTTTCTCGGAAATCCTCACGGCCCCGCAACTCGTCGAACTATTGAATGAATACCTTTCCGCCATGACGGATATCCTTATTGCGGACGGTGGTACGCTGGATAAGTATGAAGGTGACGCCATCATCGCATTTTTCGGGGCTCCGTTGGATTTGCCGGATCACACGTTACGGGCCTGCAAGGTGGCTCTGGCCATGCAGAACTCATTGCTTGCCCTGAGAAGGAAATGGCTGGCGGAAACCTATGATCCTACGGTTGAAGACCGCAACACCAAGAGGTACCCGCCTGAAGTCTGGCCTCATGGCAGTAAATGGCCCGTGAACGTACATAACATGTGCATGCGCATAGGGATTAACAGCGGAGAAATGGTAGTGGGCAACATGGGGAGCGCCATACGAATGAACTATACCATGATGGGCGACCCCGTTAACCTTGCCGCACGTCTTGAAGCCGGCGCCAAGCAGTTCGGCATCTATACGGCTGTCAGCGGACATACACTTGATGTTTCCTTTAAGGATACACGTGGAGGCATGGTAACCGTCCGGGATTATGTGGAAACACGCTTTATTGACCGCATTGCTGTTGTCGGAAAAAGCGAACCGGTTGAAGTGTATGAACTTGTGGCCTTGAAGGGAGAACTCAGTGAAACTGAGCATTCATTGTTCGATCTCTTTGCTTCCGGCATCACCCTCTATCAAGCACAGCAGTGGGATAAAGCCATAGCCGCATTCACCGAAGCAAAGGCGTATGAACGTTTTCCCGATGCCCAGACAACGCCGTCAGATGTGTTTATCAAGCGCTGCTTGCAATACAGGGAGAATCCCCCGGTACCGACAGGGGAGCCATGGGACGGCGTGTATCGCATGACGAGCAAATAG